The following coding sequences are from one Fibrobacterota bacterium window:
- a CDS encoding FAD-binding protein encodes MRSPTQAATAISADAESDRSARTGAWSTDHAEALAEELRARIRGEVRFDAGARALYATDGSNYRQVPIGLIVPRTQEDVVAAIGICRRAGAPILPRGAGTSLAGQTCNAAVVFDFTKYQNGIVGIDPFRKMARVRPGVVLDRLREAAEAHGLTFGPDPATHRQCTLGGMIGNNSCGVHSVMAGRTAENVLALEVLTYRGARMRVGPTSEEELDAIISAGGPQGEIYGKLRELRYRYADEIRARMPQLPRRSSGFNLDQLLPESGFNVARALTGTEGTCVTVLEADLRLIHSPSQRALIVLGYPDVFSAAEHVIEIMKFGPIGLEGLDDKLVGYEREKGVHPEALPLLPKGKGFLMVELGADDRKTLHEKAQAMIARLKAQPHPPEVQEYERREDEQKMWDVREGGLAATARVPNRPDTWPGWEDSSVPPERLPEYLRALDKLFGKYGYDAALYGHFGQACIHCRIPFDLETRKGITAFRSFMGDAADLVVSMGGSLSGEHGDGQARAELLPKMYGEKLVQAFREFKAIWDPDGKMNPGKAIDANPITSHLRLGENFRPARPETKFRYPKDDAKLSRAVLRCVGVGACRSDEKTVMCPSYRATREEKHSTRGRARMLFEMLQGDTIKDGFRSDAVKESLDLCLACKGCKTDCPMKVDMATYKAEFLSGHYRGRLRPRPAYSMGLIYWWARLAARVPGLANFVIETPGLSHMARALGGLTRKRSMPAFAGLTFRDWYRRRYRNAQATPRRGKVLLWADTFNNYFEPEVAASACEVLEAAGFEVMLARRPLCCGRPLYDYGMLDLAKRQLRQILAELRPQIRAGVPVVGLEPSCVSVFRDELANMLDGDEDALRLSKQTFLLEEFLMREVPGYAPPPLRAKALVHGHCHQKSVLGMDSHRELLGNMGLTCEEPDAGCCGLAGSFGFEKDKHEVSMRIGELHLFPALRRRPAGALSIANGFSCRNQMKEIPGQKPVHLAQVLHRAAKGEAGQRRLTEQFAKAKSRAKLRFFLWAGAIGIAAITALAIGRNHRLPWTRRRGS; translated from the coding sequence ATGAGAAGCCCGACTCAAGCAGCGACGGCAATATCCGCGGATGCCGAAAGCGATCGGTCCGCGCGGACGGGGGCGTGGAGCACGGACCATGCGGAGGCCTTGGCCGAGGAATTGCGCGCGCGCATCCGCGGCGAAGTCCGCTTCGACGCCGGCGCGCGCGCCTTGTACGCGACCGACGGATCCAATTACCGCCAAGTCCCCATCGGCCTGATCGTCCCGCGCACCCAGGAAGACGTGGTCGCGGCCATCGGGATTTGCCGCCGCGCCGGTGCGCCCATCCTGCCGCGCGGCGCGGGCACCAGCCTGGCGGGGCAGACCTGCAATGCGGCCGTCGTCTTCGACTTCACCAAATACCAGAACGGGATCGTGGGCATCGACCCGTTCCGGAAAATGGCGCGCGTGCGACCCGGAGTGGTTTTGGATCGCTTGCGCGAAGCCGCCGAGGCCCACGGCCTCACCTTCGGGCCCGATCCCGCCACGCATCGGCAATGCACCTTGGGCGGCATGATCGGGAACAATTCCTGCGGCGTGCATTCGGTGATGGCCGGCCGCACCGCCGAGAACGTGCTGGCCCTGGAAGTACTGACCTATCGCGGCGCCCGCATGCGCGTGGGACCTACGAGCGAAGAAGAGTTGGATGCCATCATAAGCGCGGGGGGGCCCCAAGGCGAAATCTACGGCAAGCTTCGCGAGCTGCGCTATCGATACGCGGACGAGATCCGCGCCCGCATGCCCCAGCTTCCCAGGCGTTCCTCGGGATTCAATCTCGATCAACTGCTGCCCGAAAGCGGATTCAACGTGGCGCGCGCCCTGACCGGTACGGAGGGGACGTGCGTTACCGTGCTGGAAGCGGACCTGCGGTTGATCCATAGCCCGAGCCAGCGGGCGCTGATCGTGCTGGGATATCCCGACGTCTTCTCGGCGGCCGAACACGTGATCGAGATCATGAAGTTCGGACCCATCGGGCTGGAGGGCCTGGACGATAAGCTGGTAGGGTACGAGCGCGAGAAGGGCGTGCATCCCGAGGCCCTGCCCTTGCTCCCCAAGGGCAAAGGCTTCCTGATGGTGGAACTGGGCGCGGATGACCGCAAAACGCTGCATGAGAAAGCCCAGGCCATGATCGCGCGGCTCAAGGCGCAGCCCCACCCCCCGGAGGTCCAGGAGTACGAGCGGCGCGAGGACGAGCAAAAGATGTGGGACGTGCGCGAAGGCGGATTGGCGGCCACCGCGCGCGTGCCCAACCGGCCGGATACCTGGCCGGGCTGGGAGGACAGCAGCGTGCCTCCCGAACGGCTCCCGGAATACCTGCGCGCCCTGGATAAGCTATTCGGGAAGTACGGTTATGACGCGGCCCTGTACGGCCATTTCGGCCAGGCCTGCATCCATTGCCGCATCCCGTTCGATCTGGAGACGCGCAAGGGCATAACGGCCTTCCGCTCCTTCATGGGTGATGCCGCCGATCTGGTCGTTTCCATGGGCGGGTCGCTTTCCGGCGAACACGGGGACGGCCAAGCGCGCGCGGAACTTTTGCCCAAGATGTACGGCGAAAAGTTGGTGCAGGCCTTCCGCGAGTTCAAGGCCATCTGGGATCCCGACGGCAAGATGAATCCCGGCAAGGCCATCGACGCCAATCCCATCACCAGCCATCTGCGCTTGGGGGAGAATTTCCGCCCGGCGCGACCGGAGACGAAATTCAGGTACCCCAAGGACGATGCCAAGCTTTCCCGGGCGGTACTGCGCTGCGTAGGCGTGGGGGCGTGCCGGAGCGATGAAAAGACTGTCATGTGTCCCAGCTACCGCGCCACGCGGGAAGAAAAGCATTCCACCCGGGGCCGGGCGCGCATGCTTTTCGAAATGTTGCAGGGCGACACCATTAAGGATGGCTTCCGATCGGATGCCGTCAAGGAGTCGCTCGATCTCTGCCTGGCTTGCAAAGGCTGCAAAACCGATTGCCCGATGAAGGTGGATATGGCCACCTATAAGGCGGAATTCCTGTCGGGGCACTACCGCGGAAGATTGCGGCCGCGTCCGGCCTATAGCATGGGGCTCATTTATTGGTGGGCCCGCTTGGCCGCCCGTGTCCCTGGCCTGGCGAATTTCGTGATCGAGACTCCCGGGCTTAGCCATATGGCGCGCGCCTTGGGCGGATTGACCCGGAAGCGATCCATGCCGGCTTTCGCGGGGCTCACCTTCCGGGATTGGTACCGGCGCCGTTACCGTAACGCGCAAGCGACGCCCCGGCGCGGGAAGGTCCTGCTCTGGGCCGATACCTTCAACAATTACTTCGAGCCCGAGGTGGCGGCTTCGGCCTGCGAAGTCCTGGAAGCGGCCGGTTTCGAGGTGATGCTCGCGCGCCGGCCCCTGTGTTGCGGCCGGCCGCTCTACGATTACGGCATGCTGGATTTGGCCAAGCGCCAATTACGCCAGATCCTGGCCGAGTTGCGGCCGCAAATCCGCGCGGGCGTACCGGTGGTGGGATTGGAGCCCAGTTGCGTCTCGGTTTTCCGCGACGAGTTGGCGAATATGCTGGACGGGGACGAGGATGCGCTTCGCTTGTCCAAGCAAACCTTCCTGCTGGAAGAATTCCTGATGCGCGAGGTTCCCGGCTATGCGCCGCCGCCCTTGCGCGCCAAGGCCCTGGTGCATGGCCATTGCCATCAGAAATCGGTCCTCGGGATGGATAGCCATCGCGAGCTCCTCGGGAACATGGGGCTAACCTGCGAGGAACCCGATGCGGGTTGCTGCGGCTTGGCCGGCTCCTTCGGTTTCGAAAAGGACAAGCACGAGGTGTCAATGCGCATTGGCGAGTTGCACTTGTTCCCGGCCCTGCGCCGGAGGCCCGCCGGCGCCTTATCCATCGCCAACGGATTCAGCTGCCGCAATCAAATGAAGGAAATCCCCGGCCAAAAACCCGTCCACCTGGCCCAGGTTCTGCATCGGGCCGCGAAGGGGGAGGCCGGGCAAAGGCGGCTGACGGAACAATTCGCGAAGGCGAAGAGCCGGGCCAAGCTGCGGTTTTTCCTGTGGGCCGGGGCGATAGGAATCGCGGCCATAACCGCGTTGGCCATAGGCCGGAACCATCGGCTTCCGTGGACCAGGCGGCGCGGTTCGTGA
- a CDS encoding DUF421 domain-containing protein has protein sequence MHPLQSWLNGLFGLDGGPNLWQMALRTLVIYLMSILLIRIGGDKRMLGRHAPFDIILSVIFGSVMSRAINGSAPFFQTIGVGFVFILIHRILALLAFRYRGMEVLLKGKPVVLIREGAIDSGAMRATAISDADLQEALFMKGKAMKPEEVALARLECNGEISVFPRRA, from the coding sequence ATGCATCCGCTCCAATCCTGGTTGAATGGTTTGTTCGGTTTGGATGGCGGGCCGAATCTGTGGCAGATGGCCCTGCGTACCCTGGTCATCTACCTGATGAGCATCCTGCTGATACGCATCGGGGGCGATAAACGCATGTTGGGGCGCCATGCGCCTTTCGATATCATCCTTTCGGTGATCTTCGGTTCGGTGATGAGCCGCGCCATCAACGGGTCGGCCCCGTTCTTCCAGACCATCGGCGTGGGATTCGTTTTCATCCTGATCCACCGCATCCTCGCTCTTCTCGCTTTCCGTTACCGCGGCATGGAAGTCCTGCTGAAGGGGAAACCCGTCGTCCTGATCCGGGAGGGCGCGATCGATTCCGGCGCCATGCGGGCGACGGCCATCAGCGATGCCGATTTGCAAGAAGCGTTGTTCATGAAAGGGAAGGCCATGAAACCGGAAGAGGTCGCGCTGGCCCGCTTGGAATGCAACGGCGAAATCAGCGTCTTCCCCAGGCGGGCATAG
- a CDS encoding BamA/TamA family outer membrane protein, with product MRRVRIAVAPVVPPAALILLALAAWAPPAWGHIQIQLQGNHFFGARKLKESIPLDPKKYDSESLATWKEDASFNVSDLYRRSGFFDVKTDLVLERAGGPEDWLARITVDEGSRYKFDTVRVVVVQDTAGPAPSDTGRVGIDSSRVDTLKEAPPEPVPQPALVVGPKQLHCRVGTPYMEENLFLDRRVVLRRYGDAGFARAKVENKVNVKADTKTVKIDYLVEPSYPVLYGKLLIRDTRAPPDDSLQGITLNTLFRSLVPYKPGDTVRASDNDRMIEKLQYSGVFDYVRLRDSLLPGPSHLSALILNAEERIPGNLTASVFWESQYGPGFSFDGAHQNVAGTLNEVRAGASVAWDRQRFYAGYGSPLTFGRLVRFDEDADANWFQDPPVPPSQGRFGGDFRGTSSTRLTFPWKRWLRLIGDAELEGKSRMVVEGRERSLNLNFIQTTALAFLDHAADPTRGARAAFILGNGGPVVEGGEIAFTRLRHNWIETQTGWYFPPLRQVKLAARLDGGRFFGEGGTNSDRFFLGGGRSVRSYGYQRLCPEKDSAGFCVTAGLQPAYFLVSGEARLDVFDFGLFDPRGPMRHLAPLQLVPFWDFGKVWDVRRGFSFSSQPDGQGVAYGGGLRYPILGIFHLRLDLAYGAPGGGAWPDAWVIDLAQAF from the coding sequence ATGCGCCGCGTCCGGATCGCGGTCGCGCCCGTGGTCCCGCCGGCGGCCCTGATTCTTTTGGCCTTGGCGGCGTGGGCGCCGCCGGCTTGGGGGCATATCCAAATCCAATTGCAAGGCAATCACTTCTTCGGTGCCCGGAAGCTTAAGGAGAGCATCCCCCTCGATCCCAAGAAATACGATAGCGAATCCCTCGCCACCTGGAAGGAAGATGCCTCCTTCAACGTTTCTGACCTGTATCGGCGGAGCGGATTCTTCGACGTGAAAACGGATCTCGTCCTGGAGCGGGCGGGCGGCCCCGAGGATTGGCTCGCCCGCATCACCGTGGACGAAGGCTCCCGTTACAAGTTCGATACGGTGCGGGTGGTGGTGGTGCAAGACACGGCGGGTCCTGCGCCGAGCGATACCGGGCGCGTCGGCATCGATTCGTCGCGCGTGGATACCCTGAAGGAGGCCCCGCCCGAACCCGTGCCCCAGCCCGCCTTGGTGGTGGGCCCCAAGCAATTGCATTGCCGCGTGGGCACGCCTTATATGGAAGAGAACCTGTTCCTGGATCGCCGCGTGGTGCTGCGCCGTTATGGCGACGCGGGTTTCGCCCGCGCCAAGGTCGAAAACAAGGTCAACGTGAAGGCCGACACGAAGACCGTCAAAATCGATTACCTGGTCGAGCCCTCCTATCCGGTTCTGTACGGGAAACTGCTCATCCGCGATACGCGCGCCCCGCCGGACGATAGCCTGCAGGGCATAACCCTCAATACCCTCTTCCGCTCCCTGGTGCCTTATAAGCCGGGGGACACGGTGCGGGCCTCGGATAACGATCGCATGATCGAGAAGCTGCAATACTCGGGCGTATTCGATTACGTTCGCTTGCGGGATAGCCTGCTGCCCGGCCCTTCGCATCTCAGCGCCCTCATCCTCAACGCCGAGGAACGGATCCCCGGCAACCTCACCGCTTCGGTATTCTGGGAATCGCAATACGGCCCGGGTTTTTCCTTCGATGGCGCGCATCAGAACGTGGCGGGGACCTTGAACGAAGTACGCGCAGGGGCATCGGTGGCCTGGGACCGCCAGCGCTTCTACGCCGGCTACGGATCCCCTTTGACCTTCGGCCGCCTGGTCCGCTTCGACGAGGACGCGGACGCCAACTGGTTCCAGGATCCGCCCGTCCCGCCGAGCCAAGGCCGCTTCGGGGGGGATTTCCGCGGGACCAGCAGCACGCGGCTCACCTTCCCATGGAAACGTTGGCTGCGCCTGATCGGGGATGCTGAACTCGAAGGCAAAAGCCGCATGGTGGTCGAGGGCCGCGAGCGCTCCCTGAACCTGAATTTCATCCAGACCACGGCGTTGGCATTCCTTGACCATGCCGCCGATCCCACCCGCGGCGCCCGTGCCGCATTCATCCTAGGCAATGGCGGGCCGGTCGTGGAGGGCGGCGAAATCGCCTTCACGCGCCTGCGCCATAATTGGATCGAAACGCAAACGGGCTGGTATTTCCCCCCGCTGCGGCAGGTGAAACTGGCGGCGCGCCTCGACGGCGGCCGTTTCTTCGGCGAAGGGGGAACCAACTCCGATCGATTCTTCCTGGGGGGAGGGCGCAGCGTGCGCAGCTACGGGTACCAGCGGTTATGCCCGGAGAAGGATAGCGCCGGCTTTTGCGTGACGGCCGGCCTGCAGCCCGCGTATTTCCTGGTCTCCGGAGAGGCCCGTTTGGACGTGTTCGATTTCGGCCTGTTCGATCCGCGCGGGCCCATGCGCCATCTGGCTCCCTTGCAACTGGTTCCTTTCTGGGATTTCGGCAAGGTGTGGGACGTGCGCCGCGGCTTTTCGTTCAGCTCCCAGCCCGACGGCCAAGGCGTCGCTTATGGCGGAGGCCTGCGCTATCCCATCCTCGGTATCTTCCATCTCCGCTTGGACCTGGCTTACGGGGCCCCGGGCGGAGGGGCCTGGCCCGATGCGTGGGTGATCGATTTGGCGCAGGCGTTCTGA